GCTCACCGACCGCGAGCGGATGGCCGCCCTGTTGGGGCGCACGGTCGGCAATCCGACCGCCAAGGCCGCCATCGACATGGCGGTGTGGGATGCCCTCGGCCACACCCTCGGCCTGCCGGTCTCGGAGCTGCTCGGCGGCTACACCGACCGGATGCGGGTCTCGCACATGCTCGGCTTCGACCAGCCGGCCGCCATGGTCGCCGAGGCCGAGCGGATGCGCGACGTGCACGGGATCACCACCTTCAAGGTGAAGGTCGGCCGGCGCCCGGCGTCCCTCGACGTCGACGTCGTCCGGGCGCTGCGCGCGGGCCTGGGCCCCGACGTCGTCCTGTACGTCGACGGGAACCGCGGCTGGACGGCATCGGAGTCGGCGCGGGCGATGCGGCAGATGGCCGACCTCGACCTGGCCTTCGCCGAGGAGCTCAGCCCCGCCGACGACGTCCTCGGCCGCCGCTGGCTGGTGTCCCAGCTCGATGTCCCCTTCATCGCCGACGAGTCGGCCACGACGCCCGCCGAGGTGACCCGCGAGGTGCTCGGCGGCTCGGCGACCGCGCTCTCCATCAAGACCGCGCGCACCGGCTTCACCGGCTCCCAGCGGGTGCTCCATCTCGCCGAGGGCCTCGGGCTGGAGGTGGTGATGGGCAACCAGATCGACGGCCAGCTCGGCTCGATCTGCACCGTCGCCTTCGGCGCCGCCCACCAGCGCAGCAGCCTGCACGCCGGCGAGCTGTCGAACTTCCTCGACATGAGTGACGACCTGCTCACCGAGCCGCTCCGCATCGAGAACGGCGAGCTCACCCTCCGCCCCGGC
This region of Nocardioides sp. L-11A genomic DNA includes:
- a CDS encoding enolase C-terminal domain-like protein; this encodes MKITAVEAIPFRIPYVKPLRFASGEVHVADHVLVRVHTDDGVVGIAEAPPRPFTYGETQRGIIAVIETIFAPQVVGLALTDRERMAALLGRTVGNPTAKAAIDMAVWDALGHTLGLPVSELLGGYTDRMRVSHMLGFDQPAAMVAEAERMRDVHGITTFKVKVGRRPASLDVDVVRALRAGLGPDVVLYVDGNRGWTASESARAMRQMADLDLAFAEELSPADDVLGRRWLVSQLDVPFIADESATTPAEVTREVLGGSATALSIKTARTGFTGSQRVLHLAEGLGLEVVMGNQIDGQLGSICTVAFGAAHQRSSLHAGELSNFLDMSDDLLTEPLRIENGELTLRPGAGLGVAIDDDKLRRYRTDS